The following are encoded together in the Janthinobacterium sp. Marseille genome:
- the miaB gene encoding tRNA (N6-isopentenyl adenosine(37)-C2)-methylthiotransferase MiaB, protein MQKKIYIKTFGCQMNEYDSDKMVDVLNASEGLIKTDTPEDADVILLNTCSVREKAQEKVFSDLGRLRELKFNNPDLVIGVGGCVASQEGDAIVKRAPYVDLVFGPQTLHRLPEMLKQRRSTGRSQVDISFPEIEKFDHMPPAKVEGATAFVSIMEGCSKYCSYCVVPYTRGEEVSRRFEDVLAEVAGLEAQGVKEITLLGQNVNAYRGEMADGEIADFALLIEYIAELEGIERIRFVTSHPKEFTQRLIDAYAKVPKLVNHLYLPAQHGSDRILAAMKRGYTSLEYKSILRRLREVRPNISISSDFIVGFPGETDADFEAMMKLINDIGYDNSFSFIFSPRPGTPAANLEDDTPHEVKLQRLQRLQAVIDQNTRRYSDEMVGTVQRILVEGPSKKDPDELQGRTENNRVVNFAAGEHGARLIGQMVDVNIVQSFAYTLRGEIIVKQ, encoded by the coding sequence ATGCAGAAGAAGATATACATCAAGACTTTCGGTTGCCAGATGAACGAGTATGACTCGGACAAGATGGTCGACGTCCTCAATGCCTCCGAAGGCTTGATTAAAACCGACACACCGGAAGATGCCGATGTGATCTTGCTGAATACTTGTTCGGTGCGCGAAAAGGCGCAGGAAAAAGTATTCTCCGACCTCGGTCGCCTGCGTGAACTGAAATTCAACAATCCCGATCTCGTGATCGGCGTCGGCGGTTGCGTGGCTTCACAGGAAGGCGATGCCATCGTCAAACGTGCGCCTTACGTTGACCTGGTGTTTGGCCCGCAAACCCTGCATCGCTTGCCGGAGATGCTCAAGCAAAGACGTTCGACCGGACGTTCGCAAGTCGATATCAGCTTCCCGGAAATCGAAAAATTCGATCACATGCCACCGGCCAAGGTCGAAGGTGCGACTGCCTTCGTGTCCATCATGGAAGGCTGCAGCAAATATTGCAGTTACTGCGTCGTGCCTTACACCCGTGGTGAAGAAGTCTCGCGCCGCTTCGAAGATGTACTGGCTGAAGTTGCCGGCCTCGAAGCGCAAGGCGTGAAGGAAATCACCCTGCTCGGCCAAAACGTGAATGCCTACCGCGGCGAAATGGCGGATGGCGAGATCGCCGACTTTGCATTGCTGATCGAATATATTGCGGAGCTGGAAGGCATAGAACGTATCCGCTTCGTCACCAGCCATCCGAAGGAATTCACACAACGCCTGATCGATGCCTATGCCAAGGTACCGAAGCTGGTGAATCATCTCTACCTGCCGGCGCAGCATGGCTCGGATCGCATCCTGGCGGCAATGAAGCGTGGCTACACTTCGCTGGAATACAAATCCATCCTGCGTCGCCTGCGTGAAGTGCGACCGAATATTTCGATTTCATCCGATTTCATCGTCGGCTTCCCGGGTGAAACCGATGCCGACTTCGAAGCAATGATGAAACTGATCAACGACATCGGCTACGACAATAGCTTCAGCTTTATCTTCAGTCCGCGTCCGGGCACACCTGCCGCCAACCTCGAAGATGACACCCCGCACGAAGTCAAACTGCAGCGCCTGCAACGGCTGCAGGCAGTGATCGACCAAAACACGCGTCGCTACAGCGATGAAATGGTCGGTACCGTGCAACGCATCCTGGTGGAAGGTCCATCGAAAAAAGATCCGGATGAACTGCAAGGCCGTACCGAGAACAACCGCGTCGTCAACTTTGCCGCAGGCGAGCATGGTGCGCGCCTGATCGGCCAGATGGTCGATGTCAATATCGTGCAATCCTTCGCCTATACCTTGCGCGGCGAAATCATCGTCAAGCAATAA
- a CDS encoding PhoH family protein, whose translation MKTKTAVQPLYFIPEPLDNKRLAHLCGPMDENLRQISAALDVTIFRRGEKFIVGGGNGGRALEILEHFYQLADKIVSLEEVQLALVEQRAALAEPELVLPAAAKPSKKKAVESVTDAPVLKTRRHDLRGRTPHQIQYIKAIMEHDITFGVGPAGTGKTYLAVACAVDALERDAVKRIVLTRPAVEAGERLGFLPGDLSQKIDPYLRPLYDALYDLLGFDRTQKMFEKQAIEIAPLAYMRGRTLNHAFVILDEAQNTTPEQMKMFLTRIGFGSKAVITGDITQIDLQHNQKSGLVEAIDVLKDVRGLAFTRFSSADVVRHPLVARIVDAYDGASQLAKPAAKKTAASKTATKHAAKK comes from the coding sequence TTGAAAACAAAAACTGCCGTCCAACCACTGTATTTCATCCCCGAGCCGCTGGATAACAAGCGCCTCGCGCATCTGTGCGGCCCCATGGATGAAAACCTGCGGCAGATTTCCGCCGCACTCGACGTCACCATCTTCCGACGCGGTGAAAAATTCATCGTGGGTGGTGGCAATGGTGGGCGGGCGCTGGAAATCCTGGAACATTTTTACCAGCTGGCCGACAAGATCGTGTCGCTGGAAGAAGTGCAGTTGGCACTGGTAGAGCAACGCGCCGCACTGGCCGAGCCGGAGCTGGTATTGCCGGCTGCCGCCAAACCATCGAAGAAAAAAGCAGTGGAGTCAGTGACGGATGCGCCGGTTTTAAAAACCCGCCGCCATGATTTGCGCGGACGCACACCGCATCAGATCCAGTACATCAAAGCCATCATGGAACACGACATCACCTTCGGTGTCGGTCCGGCCGGTACCGGCAAGACCTATCTGGCCGTCGCTTGCGCGGTCGATGCACTGGAACGTGATGCGGTCAAACGTATCGTACTGACCCGCCCTGCGGTCGAAGCCGGCGAACGCCTGGGCTTCCTGCCCGGCGACCTGTCACAAAAAATCGATCCTTACCTGCGCCCGCTGTACGACGCCTTGTATGATTTGCTGGGTTTCGACCGTACGCAAAAAATGTTCGAAAAGCAGGCTATTGAAATTGCACCGCTGGCTTATATGCGCGGCCGCACCCTGAACCACGCGTTCGTGATCCTGGATGAAGCACAAAACACTACACCGGAACAAATGAAAATGTTCCTGACGCGCATAGGCTTCGGCAGCAAGGCCGTGATCACCGGCGACATCACGCAAATCGATTTGCAACACAATCAAAAGAGTGGACTGGTGGAAGCCATAGACGTACTGAAAGATGTGCGCGGCCTGGCCTTTACCCGTTTCTCCAGTGCCGACGTGGTGCGTCATCCACTGGTAGCGCGCATCGTCGACGCCTATGACGGTGCCAGTCAACTCGCCAAACCCGCTGCAAAGAAAACTGCAGCCTCTAAAACCGCGACCAAACATGCTGCAAAAAAATAA
- the glyS gene encoding glycine--tRNA ligase subunit beta, with protein MSTKNLLLELFVEELPPKALKKIGEAFAQTLQASLQTQGLLSADSVLTAFASPRRLGVHLTKVLEQADDKTVMQKLMPAAVGIGADGKATPALLKKLAALGADESAVAGLKRESDGKAEVLFFNSVVTGVMLTDGLQKALEETLGKLPIPKVMAYQLADGWETVNFVRPAHGLVALYGADVLNISVLGLHAGNTTHGHRFEAGIDPVYIRDADSYAKQIATEGAVIASFAERRAEIVRQLASAAAEAGSNLTPIEDEALLDEVTGLVERPNVLIGQFEEAFLEVPQECLILTMKANQKYFPLLDSKGGLSNKFLIVSNIRPADASTVIGGNERVVRPRLADAKFFFDQDRKKTLMSRVAGLDKVVYHNKLGTQGERIARVRAIAQAIAGKLGVDAQQADTAAQLAKADLLTDMVGEFPELQGIMGRYYALHDGLPAAVADAIEDHYKPRFAGDELPRNPVGMVVALADKLETLVGLFSIGQVPTGDKDPFALRRHALGIIRMLIEGKLDIGINDLITAAEKPFNGLSAEHRSALLNFIFDRLANALREQGYSAQEIDAVLALQPQRLADVAERLAAVRAFAALPEAASLAAANKRVGNILKKVEGTVAAQVDTALLKEPAEIALNQTLTTVKPQAEAAFARGDYTASLQALAALRNPVDAFFDGVMVNAEDIALRNNRQGLLATLHQAMNQVADISKLAA; from the coding sequence ATGAGCACCAAAAATTTATTACTCGAACTCTTCGTCGAAGAATTGCCGCCAAAGGCATTGAAGAAAATCGGTGAGGCATTTGCACAAACGCTGCAGGCATCATTGCAGACACAAGGCCTGCTGTCCGCTGACAGCGTACTGACCGCCTTCGCGTCGCCACGTCGCCTGGGTGTGCACCTGACCAAGGTACTGGAACAAGCCGACGACAAAACCGTCATGCAAAAACTGATGCCGGCTGCAGTCGGCATCGGCGCAGATGGCAAAGCCACCCCGGCACTGCTGAAAAAATTAGCGGCATTGGGTGCGGATGAATCCGCAGTCGCAGGCCTCAAACGCGAATCCGATGGCAAGGCTGAAGTCTTGTTCTTCAACAGCGTCGTGACCGGCGTCATGCTGACAGACGGTTTGCAAAAAGCACTGGAAGAAACCCTGGGCAAGCTGCCTATCCCTAAAGTCATGGCTTATCAATTGGCCGATGGCTGGGAAACCGTCAACTTCGTACGCCCGGCACATGGCCTGGTTGCACTGTATGGCGCCGATGTCCTGAATATCTCCGTACTCGGCCTGCACGCCGGCAACACGACCCACGGCCATCGTTTTGAAGCAGGTATCGATCCGGTCTACATCCGTGATGCCGACAGCTATGCGAAGCAAATCGCTACTGAAGGCGCGGTCATCGCCAGCTTCGCCGAGCGTCGCGCAGAAATCGTGCGTCAGCTCGCAAGCGCTGCGGCCGAAGCAGGCAGCAATCTGACCCCGATTGAAGATGAAGCATTGCTGGATGAAGTGACCGGCCTGGTTGAACGTCCGAATGTATTGATCGGCCAGTTTGAAGAAGCCTTCCTCGAAGTACCGCAGGAATGCCTGATCCTGACCATGAAGGCAAACCAGAAATACTTCCCGCTGCTCGACAGCAAAGGCGGCCTCAGCAATAAATTCCTGATCGTCTCCAATATCCGGCCGGCCGATGCCAGCACCGTTATCGGCGGCAATGAACGCGTCGTGCGGCCACGCCTGGCCGATGCGAAATTCTTCTTCGACCAGGATCGCAAGAAGACACTGATGTCACGCGTTGCCGGCCTGGACAAAGTCGTTTATCACAACAAGCTGGGTACACAGGGCGAACGCATTGCCCGCGTACGCGCCATTGCACAGGCAATCGCCGGCAAGCTGGGCGTTGATGCACAACAGGCGGACACCGCTGCACAATTGGCCAAGGCTGATTTGCTGACCGATATGGTCGGCGAATTCCCTGAACTGCAAGGCATCATGGGTCGCTACTATGCGCTACATGACGGCTTGCCGGCAGCAGTAGCGGATGCCATCGAAGATCACTACAAGCCACGCTTTGCCGGCGATGAATTGCCGCGCAATCCGGTTGGCATGGTGGTCGCACTGGCGGACAAACTGGAAACCTTGGTTGGCCTGTTCAGCATCGGACAGGTTCCGACCGGCGACAAGGATCCATTTGCATTGCGTCGCCATGCGCTCGGCATCATCCGTATGCTGATCGAAGGCAAGCTGGACATCGGCATCAACGACCTGATCACGGCGGCGGAAAAACCATTCAATGGTTTGAGCGCAGAACATCGCAGCGCGCTGCTGAACTTTATTTTTGACCGCCTCGCCAACGCCTTGCGCGAACAGGGCTACAGCGCGCAGGAAATCGATGCCGTGCTCGCCCTGCAACCGCAGCGCCTGGCCGATGTGGCTGAGCGCCTGGCCGCAGTACGCGCGTTTGCCGCATTGCCGGAAGCTGCCAGCCTGGCCGCAGCCAATAAGCGCGTCGGCAATATCCTGAAAAAAGTGGAAGGCACGGTAGCCGCGCAAGTCGATACAGCCTTGCTGAAAGAGCCTGCTGAAATCGCCTTGAACCAGACTTTGACTACGGTCAAACCGCAAGCGGAAGCAGCGTTTGCGCGCGGCGACTATACCGCTTCATTGCAGGCACTGGCTGCCCTGAGAAATCCGGTCGATGCTTTCTTTGACGGCGTCATGGTGAATGCGGAAGATATTGCGCTGCGCAATAATCGCCAGGGCTTACTGGCTACCCTGCACCAGGCGATGAACCAGGTTGCCGATATTTCCAAACTGGCCGCCTGA
- the ybeY gene encoding rRNA maturation RNase YbeY, which translates to MLQKNKLSLSVQYPDKRLQDIITRPKLRSWVKAALLAPAQITLRFVDAAEGKDLNRNYRGKDYATNVLTFAYTEDEDSETTQADIILCTDVLQLEAAEQEKSVEEHAAHLVVHGVLHAQGYDHESDEEAEEMEALEIEILADLGFRNPYINL; encoded by the coding sequence ATGCTGCAAAAAAATAAGCTTTCCCTGTCCGTCCAATATCCGGACAAACGCCTGCAAGACATTATCACCCGCCCCAAACTGCGCAGTTGGGTCAAAGCCGCCTTGCTGGCACCGGCGCAAATCACCCTGCGCTTCGTCGATGCGGCGGAAGGCAAGGACCTGAACCGCAATTATCGCGGCAAGGATTACGCCACCAACGTCCTGACCTTTGCTTACACCGAAGACGAAGACAGCGAAACCACGCAGGCCGATATCATCCTCTGCACCGATGTCCTGCAACTGGAAGCGGCCGAGCAGGAAAAGAGCGTGGAAGAGCATGCCGCCCATCTGGTTGTGCACGGCGTCCTGCATGCGCAGGGTTACGACCACGAATCGGATGAAGAAGCCGAGGAAATGGAAGCGCTGGAAATTGAAATCCTGGCTGACCTTGGTTTCCGCAATCCTTACATCAACCTTTGA
- the glyQ gene encoding glycine--tRNA ligase subunit alpha produces the protein MLTFQQIILTLQKYWDAQGCALLQPYDMEVGAGTSHTATFLRAIGPEPWRAAYVQPSRRPKDGRYGENPNRLQHYYQYQVVLKPAPANILELYLGSLEALGFDLKANDIRFVEDDWENPTLGAWGLGWEVWLNGMEVTQFTYFQQVGGINCKPITGEITYGLERLAMYLQGVDNVYDLRWTDKLSYGDVYKQNEIEQSTYNFEHSDADFLFTAFGAHEKQALNLIDNKLALPAYEQVLKAAHTFNLLDARGAISVTERAAYIGRIRNLARSVARSYLDSRARLGFPMAKPEHAAEVLAQIEKEAA, from the coding sequence ATGCTCACATTTCAACAAATCATTCTGACGCTCCAGAAGTACTGGGATGCGCAAGGCTGCGCGCTGTTACAACCATACGATATGGAAGTCGGCGCCGGTACCTCACACACCGCCACTTTCCTGCGTGCCATCGGGCCTGAGCCCTGGCGTGCCGCCTATGTACAGCCGTCGCGCCGCCCGAAAGATGGCCGTTACGGCGAAAACCCGAACCGCCTGCAACACTACTATCAGTATCAAGTGGTCCTGAAGCCAGCACCGGCGAATATCCTTGAGCTCTACCTCGGCTCGCTCGAAGCACTGGGCTTCGACCTCAAGGCCAACGATATCCGCTTTGTCGAAGACGACTGGGAAAACCCGACGCTGGGCGCCTGGGGCCTGGGCTGGGAAGTCTGGCTCAACGGCATGGAAGTCACGCAATTCACTTACTTCCAGCAAGTCGGCGGCATCAACTGCAAACCGATTACAGGGGAAATCACCTACGGCCTGGAACGCCTCGCGATGTACCTGCAGGGTGTCGACAATGTGTACGACCTGCGCTGGACCGACAAGCTGTCCTACGGCGATGTCTACAAGCAAAATGAAATCGAGCAATCGACTTATAACTTCGAACACAGCGATGCCGACTTCCTGTTCACCGCTTTCGGTGCACATGAAAAGCAGGCACTGAACCTGATCGACAACAAACTGGCGCTGCCGGCTTACGAACAAGTCTTGAAAGCCGCCCACACCTTTAACCTGCTGGATGCACGCGGTGCCATTTCGGTGACCGAACGCGCCGCCTATATCGGTCGCATCCGCAACCTGGCGCGCAGTGTCGCGCGCAGCTATCTGGACAGCCGTGCCCGTCTCGGCTTCCCGATGGCAAAACCGGAACATGCCGCCGAAGTGCTGGCCCAGATTGAGAAGGAAGCGGCATAA
- a CDS encoding universal stress protein, with product MFKKILIPTDGSPLSDKAVDAAIEFAQKMGSELLVLSVAEPYVYMGLMEGAGVFPTDPVMYDDKVKELAQKHLDKVEAATRDKGVSCKTVVSVGLSPYEEIVRVAEEQKCDVIFMASHGRKGLNKLFIGSETQKVLAHTSLPVLVLR from the coding sequence ATGTTCAAGAAAATCCTCATCCCTACCGATGGTTCGCCACTCTCCGACAAGGCGGTCGATGCCGCGATCGAGTTTGCGCAAAAGATGGGCAGCGAACTACTAGTCCTGTCGGTCGCCGAACCCTACGTTTATATGGGCCTGATGGAAGGCGCCGGCGTGTTCCCGACCGATCCCGTGATGTATGACGACAAGGTCAAGGAATTGGCGCAGAAACACCTGGACAAGGTCGAAGCGGCCACGCGCGACAAGGGTGTCAGCTGCAAAACCGTGGTCTCGGTGGGCCTCAGTCCATATGAAGAAATCGTACGCGTTGCCGAAGAGCAAAAATGCGATGTCATTTTTATGGCTTCGCACGGCCGCAAAGGTTTGAACAAACTCTTCATCGGCAGCGAAACCCAGAAAGTGCTGGCCCACACCAGCTTGCCGGTACTGGTCCTGCGCTAA
- a CDS encoding transporter associated domain-containing protein has protein sequence MQDIPTSGKSGDAKPHRSIFERLTALIAPEPESRSELLTILHDAHERNLIDADALAMIEGVFQVSELSARDIMVPRAQMDVVDITKPIEEWLPMVLSTAHSRFPAVDGERDKVVGILMAKDLLRYYAEESFDIRRMLRTAVFIPESKRLNVLLGDFRAKHNHMAIVVDEYGGVAGLITIEDVLEQIVGDIEDEYDFDNDEDNILSIKAGEHGPRWRVKALTEIAQFNEELGVSLFNPDVDTIGGYIADHLGRMPHKGEVLDIDDLRFEILRADARHIHVVLVEKLPPAVSEDELAS, from the coding sequence ATGCAAGACATTCCCACTAGCGGCAAATCCGGCGATGCAAAACCGCATCGCTCCATATTTGAACGCCTGACCGCACTGATCGCCCCCGAACCCGAAAGTCGCTCCGAGTTACTGACCATATTGCACGATGCGCATGAGCGCAATCTGATCGATGCAGACGCGCTGGCGATGATAGAAGGCGTATTCCAGGTGTCGGAATTGTCGGCCCGCGACATCATGGTGCCACGCGCCCAGATGGACGTAGTTGATATCACCAAACCAATAGAAGAATGGCTGCCGATGGTCTTGAGCACCGCCCACTCGCGCTTCCCGGCAGTGGATGGTGAACGTGACAAGGTGGTCGGCATCCTGATGGCGAAAGATTTGCTGCGCTATTACGCGGAAGAATCCTTCGATATCCGCCGCATGCTGCGTACCGCCGTCTTTATTCCTGAATCCAAACGCCTGAATGTCCTGCTCGGCGATTTCCGCGCCAAACACAACCATATGGCGATCGTAGTCGATGAATATGGCGGCGTCGCCGGCCTGATCACGATTGAAGATGTACTCGAACAAATCGTCGGCGATATCGAAGATGAATATGATTTCGACAATGACGAAGACAATATATTGTCGATCAAGGCGGGTGAACACGGCCCGCGCTGGCGCGTCAAGGCACTGACCGAAATTGCGCAGTTCAATGAAGAGCTTGGAGTATCCTTATTCAACCCAGACGTCGATACCATAGGCGGCTACATCGCCGACCATCTGGGACGCATGCCGCATAAGGGTGAAGTCCTGGACATAGACGATCTGCGTTTCGAAATCCTGCGCGCCGATGCGCGTCATATCCATGTCGTGCTGGTGGAAAAACTGCCGCCTGCCGTGAGTGAGGATGAGCTTGCTAGCTGA
- the lnt gene encoding apolipoprotein N-acyltransferase, which translates to MPQLTSFRLKPTPAAIAALLAGACNVFAFAPFGFWPLQILALALLFHLLLQAQSVKAGVLLGWLYGFGWSAVCVYWLYISMHQYGGMPAPLAALAVALLALLLGAFPALATGLATRFRLGRTVPAWIMLLLVLPALWMFSEWLRGWVLTGFPWAISGYAHTDSPLTGYAPLIGVYGLGWLAAVLAACLALLPCKKAAGGLFLAILLIGLGLKSVSWTTPNGQAISVRLLQGNVPQEIKFDAEQTNATLTLYEDLIRAAPADLIATPETALPLLAHQLPVDYLPRLAEFATASNSHLAIGIPISDGPQQYANSVIGISPTPANRATPKLYRYDKHHLVPFGEFVPFGFRWFVDMMHIPLGDFSRGDALQAPFSVKDQWVLPNICYEDLFGEEIAGQLRASDAAGSPVATLLLNVSNIAWFGDSIALPQHLQISQMRALETGRPMLRSTNTGATAIIGPDGKVQAQLKPFERNVLTASVQGYRGITPYVAVGNAFIVLLALALLLAAWYLARRTPSSR; encoded by the coding sequence GTGCCGCAATTGACTTCCTTCCGCCTGAAACCCACCCCAGCCGCCATCGCAGCCCTGCTCGCAGGGGCTTGCAATGTATTTGCCTTCGCCCCCTTTGGCTTCTGGCCGCTGCAAATCCTCGCGCTGGCGCTCTTATTCCACCTGCTATTGCAAGCACAGTCGGTCAAAGCCGGTGTGCTCTTGGGTTGGCTGTATGGCTTCGGCTGGTCGGCGGTTTGCGTCTACTGGCTGTACATCAGCATGCATCAATATGGCGGCATGCCGGCGCCGCTTGCCGCGCTGGCGGTGGCTTTGCTGGCACTGCTGCTGGGTGCCTTCCCGGCCCTGGCGACCGGATTGGCGACACGCTTCCGACTGGGCCGCACAGTGCCCGCATGGATCATGCTCTTGCTGGTATTGCCGGCTTTGTGGATGTTTTCCGAATGGTTGCGCGGCTGGGTCCTGACCGGCTTCCCGTGGGCGATCTCCGGCTATGCCCACACCGATAGCCCGCTGACCGGTTATGCGCCGCTGATCGGCGTGTACGGGCTGGGCTGGCTGGCCGCCGTGCTGGCGGCTTGCCTGGCACTGCTGCCGTGCAAGAAAGCCGCGGGCGGCCTCTTCCTCGCCATCCTGCTGATCGGCCTGGGATTGAAATCCGTCAGCTGGACCACGCCGAACGGGCAGGCAATTTCAGTGCGCCTGCTGCAAGGCAATGTCCCGCAGGAAATCAAATTCGATGCCGAACAAACCAATGCGACGCTGACACTGTACGAAGATTTAATCCGCGCCGCGCCGGCTGACCTGATTGCAACCCCGGAAACCGCATTGCCGCTGTTGGCGCATCAGTTGCCGGTAGATTACCTGCCGCGCCTGGCCGAATTCGCCACCGCTTCGAATAGCCATCTCGCCATCGGCATCCCGATCAGCGATGGCCCGCAGCAATATGCAAACAGCGTGATCGGGATTTCGCCAACGCCGGCCAATCGCGCCACACCCAAACTGTACCGCTACGACAAGCACCATCTGGTGCCCTTTGGCGAGTTCGTGCCTTTCGGTTTCCGCTGGTTTGTTGACATGATGCATATCCCGCTCGGCGATTTCAGCCGCGGTGATGCCTTGCAGGCACCGTTCTCGGTCAAGGATCAATGGGTACTGCCGAATATTTGCTATGAAGATTTGTTTGGCGAAGAAATTGCCGGCCAATTGCGCGCCAGCGACGCAGCGGGCAGCCCGGTCGCGACGCTCTTGCTGAATGTCTCGAATATCGCCTGGTTCGGCGATTCGATCGCCTTGCCGCAACACTTGCAAATTTCACAAATGCGCGCGCTGGAGACCGGTCGCCCGATGCTGCGCTCCACCAATACCGGCGCCACCGCCATCATCGGCCCTGACGGCAAAGTGCAGGCGCAGCTCAAACCCTTCGAACGCAATGTACTGACCGCCTCGGTGCAGGGCTATCGTGGCATTACCCCATATGTCGCCGTGGGCAATGCTTTCATCGTCTTGCTCGCGCTGGCCTTGCTGCTGGCCGCCTGGTATCTTGCGCGCAGAACCCCTAGTAGCCGCTAA